A section of the Elizabethkingia anophelis R26 genome encodes:
- a CDS encoding response regulator transcription factor, whose protein sequence is MKTKILLAEDDFDFGLILKQYLELSNFEVFWYQNPEGIVELLKDEFPFHIGILDIMMPNIDGFSLAKAILKQKPDFPLLFLTAKNQKIDRITGLKLGADDYLSKPCDPEELILRIQNILKRTQPAAPLSVISIGDYTLHPDKLLLSHPKEEIRLTQRELDLLLFLLQHNNQTIKREIILDKLWETNDYFTGRSLDVFISRLRKYFQFDEGIKIQSLRGIGFQVNFS, encoded by the coding sequence TTGGACTGATTCTGAAGCAATATCTGGAACTAAGTAATTTTGAGGTATTCTGGTACCAGAATCCGGAGGGTATAGTGGAACTACTGAAGGATGAATTTCCTTTCCATATTGGTATTTTAGATATTATGATGCCTAATATTGATGGGTTCTCTCTGGCAAAAGCTATTTTAAAACAAAAGCCAGACTTTCCGCTGTTGTTCCTAACCGCTAAAAACCAGAAAATAGATCGTATCACTGGTTTAAAACTTGGAGCCGATGATTACCTGTCCAAACCTTGTGACCCTGAAGAGCTCATCCTGAGAATACAAAATATTCTGAAGAGAACACAGCCTGCTGCTCCTCTGTCAGTAATCAGTATTGGTGATTACACACTGCACCCTGATAAATTATTACTTAGCCACCCTAAAGAAGAGATTCGCCTTACCCAACGTGAACTGGATTTACTCCTGTTTCTGTTGCAACACAACAATCAGACAATTAAGCGGGAAATTATTCTGGACAAACTATGGGAAACTAATGATTACTTTACAGGAAGAAGTCTGGATGTATTTATCAGCAGACTTCGTAAATATTTTCAATTTGACGAAGGCATTAAAATTCAGTCGCTTCGTGGAATAGGATTTCAGGTAAACTTTTCTTAA
- a CDS encoding TlpA family protein disulfide reductase has translation MKRFINIVLIIFVLGIIFVPGVKVFVQSTLMKIGLFSPKFNNEPKEATTAAYTMQLKDEKGVNISLEDLKGKVVFINFWATWCPPCIAEMPTIQTLYENFKNDDEVKFLILEVEDNQEKAKKLFRDKGLTLPISFPNGTIPEEFYKGTLPTTVILDKNGAIAFQSEGITNYADQKMVDFIKQQKQK, from the coding sequence ATGAAACGTTTTATCAATATTGTTCTTATCATTTTTGTTCTCGGTATTATTTTCGTTCCGGGAGTAAAAGTCTTTGTGCAGAGTACACTTATGAAGATTGGTCTGTTCAGCCCTAAATTCAATAACGAACCTAAAGAAGCTACTACAGCAGCTTACACAATGCAGCTCAAAGATGAAAAAGGAGTAAATATTAGCCTTGAAGACCTAAAAGGTAAAGTGGTTTTTATAAACTTTTGGGCAACATGGTGTCCGCCATGCATTGCTGAAATGCCAACAATACAGACCCTTTACGAAAATTTTAAAAATGATGATGAGGTTAAGTTTTTAATTCTGGAAGTAGAAGACAATCAGGAAAAAGCTAAAAAGTTATTTCGCGATAAAGGACTTACTCTTCCTATATCATTCCCCAATGGGACTATACCTGAGGAATTTTATAAAGGAACTTTACCTACTACAGTGATTTTGGATAAAAATGGTGCTATTGCATTCCAATCAGAAGGCATTACCAACTATGCAGATCAGAAAATGGTTGATTTTATCAAGCAACAAAAGCAGAAATAA
- a CDS encoding DUF4822 domain-containing protein: MKNTKLFSVLALLLLAIFSVSCSSDNNDREPDLTPGQTLASTPWLTTNSKNAAGANVDLKDPNVVNFVGYAYFKADGTFTMYNLDDSPKMHGDWSVTADGKTRTIVAKNDKGETLFTRVVDITVLTRAEFTYRIYPNASDKSVYYDIIHTPTTHKEPGK; the protein is encoded by the coding sequence ATGAAAAACACTAAACTATTCTCAGTATTGGCTTTATTACTATTAGCCATTTTCTCTGTCTCTTGTTCCAGCGACAATAACGACAGGGAACCAGATCTTACACCAGGTCAGACACTGGCCTCTACTCCATGGTTAACCACAAATTCCAAAAATGCTGCTGGTGCCAATGTAGATCTTAAAGATCCAAATGTAGTAAACTTTGTAGGCTATGCTTACTTCAAAGCAGATGGTACATTTACCATGTATAATCTGGACGATTCTCCTAAAATGCACGGAGATTGGTCTGTTACTGCTGACGGGAAAACCAGAACCATTGTAGCTAAAAATGACAAAGGTGAAACTTTATTCACCCGTGTTGTAGACATTACCGTTTTAACGAGAGCAGAATTTACCTATAGAATTTACCCTAATGCTAGTGATAAATCTGTGTATTATGACATTATCCATACCCCTACAACTCATAAGGAACCAGGAAAGTAG